The following coding sequences lie in one Sedimentibacter sp. MB35-C1 genomic window:
- the rimP gene encoding ribosome maturation factor RimP encodes MNKKYIEESVKKMVDSVVKNTELEMVDIEYVKEGPFKYLRVYLDKPGGITVDDTADVSRALNKKLDEADLIKEQYFLEVSSPGIERAFKSDGDYKKSIGEKVEAKFFKAIDGKKSIEGILVEKNDDSVVISSNDENITINLKDISKINKLLEDF; translated from the coding sequence ATGAACAAAAAATACATAGAAGAATCAGTGAAGAAAATGGTTGACAGTGTTGTCAAAAATACAGAATTGGAAATGGTTGATATTGAATATGTAAAGGAAGGACCATTCAAATATTTGAGAGTATATCTAGATAAGCCTGGAGGAATAACGGTTGATGATACTGCAGATGTTAGCAGGGCACTTAATAAAAAGCTTGATGAAGCTGATTTAATAAAAGAACAATACTTTCTAGAGGTGTCTTCTCCGGGAATTGAAAGAGCTTTTAAATCAGATGGGGATTATAAAAAAAGCATAGGCGAGAAAGTTGAAGCAAAGTTTTTTAAGGCGATTGATGGCAAAAAATCCATAGAGGGTATTTTAGTTGAGAAGAATGATGACAGTGTAGTTATTTCAAGCAACGATGAAAATATAACTATTAATCTTAAAGATATTTCTAAAATAAATAAATTGTTAGAGGACTTTTAA
- the ispG gene encoding flavodoxin-dependent (E)-4-hydroxy-3-methylbut-2-enyl-diphosphate synthase: protein MGQIIRRKSRSIMVGNVQIGGGAKIPVQSMTNTFTKDVKSTVNQILQLEKAGCEIIRVAVADSEDAEAIKEIKKQINIPIVADIHFDYRLALKSIENGIDKLRINPGNIGSTDRVRKIVEMAKPRNIPIRIGVNAGSIHKEILKKYGNKPTSEGMVESALEHVKILEDLDYKNIVISMKGTDIKMTIDAYRSMAAKVEYPLHLGITHAGTLFEGSIRSAIGVGSLLADGIGDTLRISLTDDPREEVKVAREILKSLNLRNFGINYITCPTCGRTKIKLIDLAQKIQEGLKNVDKPISVAIMGCAVNGPGEARQCDIGIAGGVGEALLFKKGEIIKKLKEEDIIDTLLLEIEKM, encoded by the coding sequence ATGGGACAGATAATCAGAAGGAAATCAAGAAGTATTATGGTAGGAAATGTGCAGATAGGAGGCGGGGCGAAAATTCCTGTTCAGTCCATGACAAACACATTTACTAAAGATGTGAAGTCTACTGTGAATCAAATTTTGCAGCTTGAAAAAGCAGGATGTGAAATAATCAGAGTTGCTGTTGCGGATAGTGAGGATGCGGAAGCAATAAAAGAGATAAAAAAGCAAATAAATATTCCAATAGTTGCAGATATTCATTTTGATTACAGGCTTGCGTTGAAGTCCATAGAAAACGGAATAGATAAATTAAGAATAAATCCTGGTAATATAGGAAGCACGGACAGGGTAAGAAAAATTGTAGAAATGGCAAAGCCCAGAAATATTCCGATTAGGATAGGTGTTAATGCAGGCAGCATACATAAGGAAATATTAAAGAAGTATGGCAATAAACCGACTTCAGAGGGAATGGTTGAATCTGCCCTTGAGCATGTTAAAATATTAGAAGATTTGGACTATAAAAATATTGTTATTTCAATGAAAGGAACAGATATTAAGATGACAATAGATGCATACAGATCGATGGCTGCAAAGGTTGAATATCCGCTCCATTTGGGCATAACCCACGCAGGAACTTTGTTTGAAGGAAGTATTCGTTCTGCAATTGGAGTAGGTAGCTTGCTGGCAGACGGAATCGGCGACACTTTAAGAATTTCATTGACTGATGACCCAAGGGAAGAAGTTAAGGTTGCCAGGGAAATTTTAAAAAGCCTTAATTTAAGGAATTTTGGAATTAACTATATTACATGCCCTACGTGTGGCAGAACAAAAATAAAATTGATAGATCTTGCACAAAAAATTCAGGAAGGCTTGAAGAACGTAGATAAGCCGATTAGTGTCGCGATCATGGGATGCGCCGTAAATGGGCCTGGTGAAGCAAGACAGTGTGATATAGGCATTGCAGGCGGTGTAGGAGAAGCTCTGTTATTCAAGAAGGGTGAAATAATAAAAAAGCTTAAGGAAGAAGATATCATAGATACATTACTTCTTGAAATTGAAAAAATGTAA
- the rseP gene encoding RIP metalloprotease RseP, with protein sequence MLTLVSAILVFSAIVLVHEFGHYKAARSVGIKVYEFAIGMGPTLYKKEKNGTIYSIRAIPIGGFVQMEGEEEDVRTSTSFSTKTIWQRFKVIAAGPLMNFVFALALFIIIALSFGVYGNRIDYIDKDSNEYSAGLRTGDKIVSINGDKAYIWEDIFYEIANPDRAYYTVEYERNGEVSQARIENNYRKIVGISTDVVDGKATTTVSPTDVTSPAYEAGIHDGDKVTKINGIPIDTWEELTNQVENTPDGQPVNVTVERNGNTLDFSITPQTQIAVKFNTQLEKSFITAISSSAYKTVYYIELMFKTISQLVTGKLGSDALGGPVMVISMVGEAAESGLLSLLSLAAFISINLGFMNLLPIPALDGSKLVFLIIEAIRGKAIPIEKEGYIHFIGFMALIAFMVFITYKDILRLLRI encoded by the coding sequence TTGTTGACATTAGTTTCAGCTATTCTTGTATTTTCGGCTATAGTACTTGTTCACGAATTTGGCCATTACAAAGCTGCCAGAAGCGTGGGCATAAAAGTATATGAATTTGCAATAGGAATGGGACCGACTCTTTACAAAAAAGAAAAAAACGGAACAATATATTCAATAAGAGCAATTCCTATAGGTGGATTTGTACAAATGGAAGGCGAAGAGGAAGATGTGAGAACTTCAACAAGTTTCAGCACAAAGACAATCTGGCAAAGATTTAAGGTTATAGCAGCAGGACCTTTGATGAACTTTGTTTTCGCTCTTGCATTATTCATTATTATTGCTCTATCATTTGGAGTATACGGAAATCGCATAGATTATATTGATAAAGATTCAAATGAATACAGTGCTGGTTTAAGAACCGGTGATAAAATTGTATCTATAAACGGAGATAAGGCATATATCTGGGAGGATATCTTCTATGAAATAGCAAATCCGGATCGTGCTTACTATACGGTGGAATATGAAAGAAACGGAGAGGTAAGCCAGGCCAGGATTGAAAATAACTACAGAAAAATAGTAGGTATCAGCACAGATGTAGTTGACGGAAAGGCTACAACGACAGTTTCTCCTACAGATGTAACTTCTCCTGCATATGAAGCGGGGATTCATGACGGGGATAAAGTAACAAAAATAAACGGAATCCCTATTGATACTTGGGAGGAGTTGACAAATCAGGTTGAAAATACACCGGACGGACAGCCGGTAAATGTAACTGTTGAGCGAAACGGAAATACTCTTGATTTCAGCATAACACCTCAGACACAAATTGCCGTTAAGTTTAATACTCAACTTGAGAAATCATTTATTACTGCAATTTCTTCATCGGCTTACAAGACGGTATATTATATAGAGCTTATGTTTAAAACAATCAGCCAGCTTGTAACCGGAAAACTGGGGAGTGATGCATTGGGTGGCCCTGTTATGGTAATATCGATGGTTGGCGAAGCTGCCGAAAGCGGATTGCTTTCACTTTTGAGTTTAGCGGCTTTTATAAGTATAAATCTTGGATTTATGAACCTTTTGCCAATTCCGGCTCTTGATGGAAGCAAGCTTGTGTTTTTAATAATCGAAGCAATAAGAGGAAAGGCTATACCTATTGAAAAGGAAGGGTATATACATTTTATTGGATTTATGGCGCTTATTGCATTCATGGTTTTTATAACATATAAAGATATTTTGAGATTATTGAGGATTTAA
- a CDS encoding 50S ribosomal protein L25 has product MSELGVIKIKKRENTNSRESKKLRKNGFVPASISCKGKDSVSVYLRTDELKKSVNKYGRYALFKLSIENEDTITGMVKDIHYSPIKGELLNVDLQEVSMSEEIKADLPVRLKGVEKLELRKLMALSQLDVIRVKGLPQDIPDEITIDVSNINGIENINVADVDFPKGIVPEINLEQCVISIVEAKRQASVEPEPDEDTESIDA; this is encoded by the coding sequence ATGTCAGAATTAGGTGTAATAAAAATTAAGAAAAGAGAAAATACCAATAGCAGAGAAAGTAAGAAGTTGCGTAAGAATGGCTTTGTACCTGCTAGTATATCCTGTAAAGGAAAAGATTCCGTATCGGTTTATTTAAGGACGGACGAATTAAAGAAGAGTGTTAATAAATACGGGAGATATGCGCTTTTTAAACTTTCTATTGAAAACGAAGATACGATAACAGGAATGGTAAAGGATATTCATTATTCGCCAATTAAGGGAGAACTTTTGAATGTTGATTTACAGGAAGTATCTATGAGTGAAGAAATTAAAGCTGATTTGCCAGTTAGACTCAAAGGTGTAGAGAAGCTGGAGTTAAGGAAACTCATGGCACTTTCGCAGCTTGATGTTATTCGTGTAAAGGGTCTGCCGCAGGATATTCCCGATGAAATTACTATTGATGTTTCAAACATTAACGGTATCGAAAATATTAACGTTGCAGATGTGGATTTTCCTAAAGGCATTGTACCTGAAATTAACCTTGAACAATGTGTTATTTCTATTGTTGAAGCAAAAAGACAGGCAAGTGTTGAACCTGAGCCTGATGAAGATACAGAGAGTATTGATGCTTAA
- a CDS encoding KamA family radical SAM protein, with translation MEWKLQLKNNVTTADEVSKALNWKLGDNDKEKLESIIERYPMSIPEYYLSLINKDDPNDPIRKLSVPSILETDMSGSLDTSGEASNTVVNGLQHKYKQTAMYLSTNRCAMYCRHCFRKRLVGVSDDEINKHFDEVVNYIKEHKEITNVLVSGGDSFMNSNEKIERILNEFSSIEHLSFIRFGTRTPVVFPQRITEDKELLDILERYSKIKQIYIITHFNHPNEITPESTKAIEMLRNIGLAVRNQTVLLKDINDDSDTLASLMRGLTEIGILPYYIFQCRPVSGVKNQFQVPIKTAIKIMDETRTKLNGISKAFKYAMSHPTGKIEIIGQIGEDEVLFKYHQAKHPKDNGKILTVKVTDEQAWLPDKI, from the coding sequence ATGGAATGGAAATTACAATTGAAAAACAATGTTACAACAGCAGATGAGGTCAGCAAAGCACTGAACTGGAAACTTGGAGATAATGATAAAGAAAAACTTGAAAGCATCATTGAAAGATATCCTATGTCAATACCTGAATATTACTTATCTTTAATCAACAAGGATGATCCGAATGATCCAATAAGGAAGCTCTCCGTACCTTCAATACTTGAAACTGATATGAGCGGAAGTCTTGATACAAGCGGCGAAGCAAGCAATACTGTAGTAAACGGCCTTCAGCACAAATATAAACAGACAGCAATGTATTTATCAACAAACAGATGCGCAATGTACTGCAGGCACTGCTTCAGAAAAAGATTAGTAGGAGTAAGTGACGATGAAATAAATAAACACTTTGATGAAGTTGTTAATTATATAAAAGAACATAAAGAAATAACAAATGTGCTGGTATCAGGCGGAGATTCCTTCATGAACAGCAACGAAAAAATAGAAAGAATACTTAACGAATTTTCAAGCATTGAACATCTAAGCTTTATTCGCTTCGGAACAAGGACACCTGTAGTCTTTCCCCAGAGGATAACAGAGGACAAGGAACTCCTTGATATTCTGGAACGCTACAGCAAAATAAAGCAGATTTACATTATAACTCATTTTAATCACCCTAATGAAATTACTCCTGAATCTACTAAGGCAATCGAAATGCTTAGAAACATCGGTTTAGCCGTACGGAATCAGACAGTACTGCTAAAAGACATAAACGATGATTCCGACACATTGGCATCTCTCATGAGAGGGCTTACTGAAATAGGAATACTTCCTTACTACATATTCCAATGCAGGCCGGTTTCCGGAGTAAAAAACCAATTTCAGGTTCCAATAAAAACTGCAATAAAAATAATGGATGAAACAAGAACAAAGTTAAATGGAATAAGCAAGGCCTTTAAATATGCAATGAGTCACCCCACAGGGAAAATTGAAATAATAGGACAGATCGGAGAGGATGAAGTGTTGTTTAAATACCATCAGGCAAAACATCCGAAAGATAACGGCAAAATATTAACCGTTAAGGTAACCGATGAACAAGCTTGGCTCCCTGATAAAATATAA
- the frr gene encoding ribosome recycling factor — protein MKKSINFLKDELATIRAGKANPKLVDKIQVSYYGVMTPINQVANISVPEPRLIIIQPWDSSLVKEVEKAILASDLGINPSSDGKLIRLVIPPLTEERRKDLIKKVKKEAENSKIAVRNIRRDANEEFKKLEKSSEITKDDHKKAEEEMQKLTDKYVKLIDDIYRDKEKEILEV, from the coding sequence ATGAAAAAATCAATCAATTTTCTGAAGGATGAACTTGCGACAATAAGAGCAGGAAAAGCGAACCCAAAATTAGTTGATAAAATTCAAGTGAGCTACTATGGGGTTATGACTCCAATAAATCAAGTGGCAAATATATCTGTACCAGAGCCAAGATTAATAATTATTCAGCCATGGGATTCAAGCTTGGTGAAGGAAGTAGAGAAAGCTATCCTTGCATCTGATCTTGGAATCAATCCTTCAAGCGACGGAAAGCTTATCAGACTGGTTATTCCGCCACTGACAGAAGAAAGAAGAAAAGATTTAATTAAGAAGGTTAAAAAAGAGGCTGAAAATTCTAAAATTGCTGTTAGAAACATAAGAAGAGATGCAAATGAAGAGTTTAAAAAGTTAGAAAAATCAAGTGAAATAACTAAAGATGATCACAAAAAAGCCGAAGAAGAGATGCAGAAATTAACGGATAAATATGTTAAGTTAATAGATGATATTTACAGAGACAAGGAAAAAGAAATATTAGAGGTTTAA
- a CDS encoding ribosomal L7Ae/L30e/S12e/Gadd45 family protein encodes MNKIYSMLGIAKKGGKLSIGYDAACIDIKGNKSVLVLIATNASDKTKKNIQFMCEKYKVKYVEYGEKEILGKSLGRKVVSVLSINDINIASYLLNNL; translated from the coding sequence ATGAATAAAATATATTCAATGCTCGGTATTGCCAAAAAGGGAGGTAAACTGTCCATAGGCTATGATGCGGCATGCATTGATATTAAAGGTAATAAAAGCGTGCTGGTTTTAATTGCTACAAATGCATCAGATAAGACAAAGAAAAACATACAATTCATGTGTGAAAAATATAAAGTTAAATATGTTGAATATGGGGAAAAAGAAATCCTGGGAAAAAGTCTCGGGAGAAAGGTGGTGAGTGTTTTGTCAATTAATGATATAAACATAGCATCATATTTATTAAATAATTTATAA
- the pyrH gene encoding UMP kinase: MNCKYKRIVLKISGEALSGNIGHGINNEIVTKISMVIKKLNEMGVEVAVVVGGGNFWRGASAKEMDRTTSDYMGMLGTIINGLALQDALEKIGVETRLQTAIEMRQIAEPYIRRRAVRHLEKKRVVIFSGGSGNPYFSTDTTAALRAAEINAEIILLAKNGVDGVYSDDPKKNPDSIKYHELKYIDVLNKGLKIMDSTATSLCMDNKIPILVFGIDYPENIEKIVMGDDIGTIIKEV; encoded by the coding sequence ATGAACTGCAAATATAAAAGAATAGTATTAAAAATAAGCGGTGAAGCACTATCAGGAAATATTGGACACGGAATAAATAATGAAATAGTTACAAAAATTTCTATGGTCATAAAAAAACTCAATGAAATGGGAGTTGAGGTTGCTGTTGTTGTGGGAGGAGGAAATTTCTGGAGAGGCGCCAGCGCAAAGGAAATGGATAGAACCACATCTGATTATATGGGTATGCTGGGTACAATAATTAACGGATTAGCTTTACAGGATGCTCTTGAAAAAATAGGTGTTGAAACAAGGCTTCAAACTGCCATTGAAATGAGGCAGATAGCTGAACCGTATATAAGAAGAAGAGCAGTAAGACACTTGGAAAAGAAAAGAGTGGTTATTTTTTCGGGAGGTTCAGGCAACCCGTATTTTTCAACAGATACAACAGCAGCGCTGAGAGCGGCTGAAATAAATGCTGAAATAATCCTTCTTGCAAAGAACGGTGTTGACGGTGTATATAGCGATGATCCGAAGAAAAACCCGGATTCAATAAAGTACCATGAATTGAAATACATAGATGTTCTTAATAAGGGCCTTAAGATTATGGATTCGACTGCAACATCATTATGTATGGACAATAAAATTCCTATATTGGTCTTTGGAATCGATTATCCTGAAAATATTGAAAAAATTGTAATGGGAGACGATATAGGAACTATAATAAAGGAGGTATAA
- a CDS encoding MgtC/SapB family protein, translating into MEILYNLNAYSITLRILLSLIFGGLIGLERSRKNRPAGFRTYMIVCLSSSLIMMTNQFIYNNFQGSDPARLGAQVISGIGFLGAGTIIVTSRSQVRGLTSAAGLWASACLGLAIGIGFYFGAIIVALAVFLIITLLKKFDIWLTSTNKSIAVYTSFSTLEHFDRFITYCYENNFKVHDIEITKDPTLKDVTVIAIIQLEAHERMNHIDIIQNFSSFEGLIHIEEL; encoded by the coding sequence ATGGAAATATTATACAACCTGAACGCGTATTCAATAACTCTTAGGATTCTGCTGTCACTTATATTCGGAGGTCTCATAGGTCTTGAACGCAGCAGGAAAAACCGGCCGGCTGGCTTCAGAACATATATGATTGTCTGCTTAAGCTCTTCCTTAATAATGATGACTAATCAGTTTATATATAATAATTTTCAAGGCAGTGATCCTGCCAGACTTGGAGCTCAGGTCATCAGCGGTATAGGCTTTCTTGGCGCAGGAACCATAATTGTAACTAGCAGAAGCCAAGTAAGAGGTCTTACATCGGCAGCAGGTCTCTGGGCTTCAGCTTGTCTCGGTCTAGCTATAGGAATAGGTTTTTATTTCGGTGCCATTATCGTAGCTTTAGCCGTTTTTCTGATAATTACATTGTTAAAAAAATTTGATATATGGCTTACTTCAACTAACAAGTCTATAGCCGTGTATACATCCTTTTCTACGCTTGAACATTTTGACAGATTTATTACCTACTGCTACGAAAATAACTTTAAAGTCCATGATATTGAAATTACAAAAGACCCAACACTGAAGGATGTTACTGTAATTGCAATTATACAGTTGGAGGCGCATGAACGTATGAACCATATAGATATAATTCAAAATTTCAGTTCATTTGAAGGCTTGATTCATATTGAAGAACTTTGA
- a CDS encoding isoprenyl transferase, giving the protein MKLEEKVRNDIIPEHLAVIMDGNRRWAKIRNLPTRDGHKEGALRVTDLVRNSADLGIKYLSVYAFSTENWRRDKKEVDYLMNLLVEFVTKELDYLHKNNVKITLMGNIDDLPGKTKREVKRSIEMTKNNTKLHLNIALSYGARNEIINAVKKTINDCENNKIDIDDINEDSFKKYLFTHDMPDPDLLIRTSGEIRLSNFLLYQLAYTELYFTDVLWPDFKKEQLLTAIDSFQNRKRRYGN; this is encoded by the coding sequence ATGAAACTAGAAGAAAAGGTGCGTAACGATATTATTCCGGAGCATCTCGCGGTTATTATGGACGGTAACAGAAGATGGGCTAAAATAAGAAACCTCCCGACTAGAGACGGGCATAAAGAAGGTGCCTTGAGGGTTACAGATCTTGTGAGAAACTCTGCGGATCTTGGTATTAAATACCTTTCTGTTTACGCTTTTTCCACTGAAAACTGGAGAAGAGATAAAAAAGAAGTAGATTATCTTATGAATCTGCTGGTTGAATTTGTTACTAAGGAATTGGATTATTTACATAAGAACAACGTTAAAATAACTCTTATGGGCAATATTGACGATTTGCCCGGAAAAACGAAAAGAGAAGTTAAACGTTCAATCGAAATGACAAAAAATAATACTAAGCTCCATTTAAACATCGCATTGAGTTACGGAGCCAGAAATGAAATAATCAATGCGGTTAAAAAAACGATTAACGATTGCGAAAACAACAAAATTGATATTGATGATATAAATGAAGATAGTTTCAAAAAATATTTATTTACCCATGATATGCCTGATCCGGACCTGCTTATAAGAACAAGCGGTGAAATAAGACTAAGTAATTTTTTATTGTATCAACTTGCCTATACTGAGTTATATTTTACTGATGTGTTGTGGCCGGATTTCAAAAAAGAACAATTATTGACGGCTATTGACAGCTTCCAAAACAGGAAGAGGAGATACGGAAACTAG
- a CDS encoding phosphatidate cytidylyltransferase → MRQRVITGVAGGAFIAAVTYMGGPVYDFVYFGITCIAIYELSKVFFNNGFGYEAIVNYLFAIALFIEKITEYNHYFDFFLFLYISLNFLIFVFNKKIDVKKISEIIFIGVYVVFFMYHMMLMNGSPYVWLVYIIAFGSDTFAYFSGKIFGRHKLYPEVSPNKTIEGAIGGIIGCVILSLIYFNYLRINKYIYIIIFSVSASVFSMTGDLAASKIKRESGVKDFGNMLPGHGGILDRFDSVLFVAPIIYYFIRHFL, encoded by the coding sequence ATGAGACAAAGAGTTATTACTGGGGTAGCAGGAGGAGCATTTATTGCTGCTGTAACATATATGGGAGGGCCTGTATATGATTTCGTTTATTTCGGCATAACCTGCATAGCTATCTATGAACTTTCAAAAGTTTTTTTTAATAACGGTTTTGGTTACGAGGCTATTGTAAATTATTTGTTTGCAATTGCATTATTTATTGAAAAGATAACAGAGTATAATCATTATTTCGACTTTTTTCTGTTTTTATACATATCATTAAATTTTCTTATATTTGTATTCAATAAAAAGATTGATGTTAAGAAAATTTCCGAGATAATCTTTATTGGAGTTTATGTAGTATTCTTTATGTACCATATGATGCTTATGAACGGCTCTCCATATGTATGGCTCGTTTACATAATAGCATTCGGCTCTGATACATTTGCCTATTTTTCAGGTAAAATCTTCGGAAGGCATAAACTCTATCCGGAGGTAAGCCCAAATAAAACTATAGAGGGTGCAATCGGTGGAATAATAGGATGTGTAATACTGTCGTTGATTTATTTTAATTATTTAAGAATAAATAAATATATTTACATTATAATATTTAGTGTGAGTGCATCTGTCTTTTCAATGACAGGTGATCTTGCAGCTTCAAAAATTAAAAGGGAAAGCGGAGTAAAGGATTTTGGCAATATGCTGCCCGGACACGGAGGAATATTAGACAGATTTGACAGCGTTCTTTTTGTTGCTCCTATAATTTATTACTTTATTCGCCATTTCCTCTAG
- the rnpM gene encoding RNase P modulator RnpM yields the protein MKTRKIPMRKCIGCMESFPKKELCRIVKNKDNEINFDSTGKMNGRGTYICKKTECFDKAVKSKRLSKSLEAEIPNEVYEAIKAEIAKNE from the coding sequence ATGAAGACTCGTAAAATTCCAATGAGGAAATGTATAGGATGTATGGAGAGTTTTCCAAAGAAGGAATTATGCAGAATTGTAAAAAACAAAGATAATGAAATAAACTTTGATTCTACCGGAAAAATGAACGGTAGGGGAACATATATCTGTAAAAAAACCGAATGCTTTGATAAAGCTGTAAAGTCAAAAAGACTGTCTAAATCACTGGAAGCTGAAATACCGAATGAGGTATATGAAGCTATCAAAGCGGAGATTGCTAAGAATGAATAA
- the nusA gene encoding transcription termination factor NusA — MMNKEILNALSELEKEKGIRKDVVLEAIKAALETGYKKNFSKATNFSIDIDEENGEYKLFQDKTVVEAVENKNHEITLEDARTIDAKYELGDIVKIEIKPKKDFGRIAAQTARQVILQKIREAERESIFSEFYGRESDILTGVVQRESKGNIYVDLGKIEGIITTSEQIPGEVYNPGERIKTVIVEVKNSGKGASIMLSRSHPNLVKRLFELEVPEIHDGIIEIFSIAREAGSRTKIAVFSNDSNVEPIGSCVGNKGTRVKNIIDEICQEKIDIIIYDKDPEKFIANSLGPAKIVKVTASENEKSAVAVVPDNQLSLAIGKEGQNVRLAAKLTGWKIDIISESQEKENSSGEVL, encoded by the coding sequence ATGATGAACAAGGAAATATTAAATGCGTTAAGCGAGCTTGAAAAAGAAAAGGGGATTCGCAAAGATGTTGTGCTTGAAGCTATAAAGGCCGCTTTAGAAACGGGCTATAAAAAGAATTTCAGTAAGGCTACTAATTTCAGCATTGATATTGACGAAGAGAATGGTGAATATAAATTGTTTCAGGATAAGACAGTTGTTGAGGCAGTTGAAAATAAAAATCATGAAATTACATTAGAAGATGCAAGAACAATCGATGCAAAGTATGAGTTGGGAGATATAGTCAAGATTGAAATTAAGCCAAAAAAGGATTTTGGACGCATTGCTGCTCAAACGGCAAGACAGGTTATACTCCAAAAAATACGTGAAGCTGAAAGAGAATCAATTTTCAGCGAATTTTATGGCAGAGAATCCGATATACTAACAGGTGTGGTTCAACGAGAGAGCAAAGGTAACATTTATGTAGATTTAGGAAAAATCGAAGGAATTATAACCACCAGTGAGCAGATACCTGGAGAAGTTTACAATCCTGGAGAAAGAATTAAAACAGTAATAGTAGAAGTGAAAAATTCAGGTAAAGGTGCAAGCATAATGCTTTCAAGAAGCCACCCGAATCTGGTTAAAAGACTTTTTGAACTTGAAGTTCCTGAGATACATGACGGTATAATAGAAATTTTTTCAATAGCGAGAGAAGCAGGTTCAAGAACAAAGATTGCTGTTTTTTCAAATGACTCGAATGTAGAACCTATAGGTTCATGTGTAGGAAATAAAGGAACTAGGGTAAAAAATATAATTGATGAAATATGCCAAGAAAAAATTGATATTATAATATATGATAAAGATCCCGAAAAATTTATTGCAAACAGCCTCGGACCTGCAAAAATAGTGAAGGTTACTGCCAGTGAAAATGAGAAGAGTGCTGTTGCTGTTGTGCCTGATAATCAATTATCTCTTGCAATAGGCAAGGAAGGACAAAATGTAAGGCTGGCAGCAAAACTTACCGGATGGAAAATTGATATAATAAGTGAATCTCAAGAAAAGGAGAATAGCTCCGGGGAGGTACTATGA